From the Tripterygium wilfordii isolate XIE 37 chromosome 6, ASM1340144v1, whole genome shotgun sequence genome, one window contains:
- the LOC119999970 gene encoding glucose-induced degradation protein 8 homolog: MDFGPRYYDNVAVNDNDIHNVVLSYLVHNCYKETVESFITCTGKKQTADHLDDIEKRKRIFHFASEGNALQALELTEELAPDLLEKNQDLHFDLLSLRFVELVYSRKCTEALEFAQTKLTPFGNVQKYVEKLEDFMALLAYEDPEKSPMFHLLSLEYRQRVADNLNSAILAYANKPSYIAMERLIQQTTVVRQYLSQEHGKDGHPQFSLKDFLKS, from the exons ATGGACTTCGGTCCTCGTTACTATGATAACGTT GCAGTCAATGACAATGATATCCATAATGTAGTTCTGTCATATCTCGTGCATAATTGCTACAAAGAAACTGTGGAATCATTCATTACTTGtactggaaagaagcagacagCTGACCATCTCGATGAcatagagaaaagaaaga GAATTTTTCATTTTGCATCAGAGGGAAATGCGCTACAGGCCCTTGAACTGACGGAAGAGCTGGCACCTGACTTACTGGAGAAAAATCAGGATTTGCATTTTGATCTTCTAAGTCTTCGATTTGTTGAGCTTGTCTACTCTAGAAAGTG CACAGAAGCGCTTGAGTTTGCTCAGACCAAGTTGACCCCTTTTGGGAATGTTCAAAAATATGTGGAAAAGCTTGAA GATTTCATGGCTTTGCTTGCTTATGAGGATCCAGAAAAGTCCCCAATGTTTCATCTGCTTAGCTTGGAGTACCGGCAGCGCGTTGCAGATAATTTGAACAGTGCAATTCTTG CGTACGCAAACAAGCCAAGTTATATAGCTATGGAGAGACTGATACAGCAGACCACGGTAGTTAGACAATACTTGAGTCAAGAGCATGGAAAG GATGGGCATCCCCAATTTTCTCTAAAGGATTTTCTTAAAAGCTAA